The Syntrophorhabdaceae bacterium genome contains the following window.
CGACGTACCGAATATGGTCATCTTCGGCGCTCGTCCCTGTGATGCCAAAGGTTTCAGGATCTACGACAGGGTCTTCATCGAGACAGATACACCTGATCCCTACTATAAGAAACGGCGTGAAAACACGCTCGTTGTTACCTTGAGCTGTGCGGCGCCTTCTCCCGGGTGTTTCTGTGTTGCCGTGGGAGGCGGCCCGGCGCACAAGGAAGGTTCAGATGTCATGATGACCGGGCTGGAAGGCGGCTACGTCATCGAACCGATCACCGAAAAGGGAAGGGCAATCCTCGGAAAACCGATGATAGAGGACGGAAGCCCCTATCTGAAGGATGCGCAGCATGTTCAGGAAAAGGCACACGATGAGGTGAGAAATCCGTTCGTTACCGATAAACTGCCAAAGATATCCCAATCACTCTTTAACTATGATGGATTCTGGGAACAGGTTGTTGACAAATGTGTGAGCTGCGGCGCCTGCACGTATCTCTGCCCGACCTGTTACTGTTTCAATATTACCGATGAACAGGGTGTCAGCAGCGGTGAAAGGATACGGAGCTGGGATGCGTGTATGTTCTTTCACTTTACCCTCGAGGCGAGCGGCCATAACCCGAGACCAACGAGATTCCAACGGTTCAAGAACCGCGTAGGACACAAGTTTATCTATTATCCTGAAAAATACGAAGGTGTCATAGCCTGTTGCGGCTGCGGAAGGTGCATCAGGTATTGCCCTGTCTCTGTTGATATCAGCGAGATCGTGAATTATCTGAAAGATACCCGGCAGGAAATGCACTGGGTATCACAAGATAGAGAAACCGCGTCGGAAGCTGGGAGCTCAAAAGATGAATGACATAAAAAACCCATACCTGCCGGAACTTGCAACCGTATTGCGCGTCATCGAAGAGACGCCGAATATCAGGTCTTACCAGGTGGTATTCAATGACCCGGAGCGGATGAAAAGTTTTCGTTTTGAACCGGGGCAGGTTGGCCAGTTATCGGTTTTTGGTGTTGGTGAGTCGACCTTTGTCATCAATTCACCCCCGACCAGGATGGAATATCTCCAGTTCAGCGTCATGAAGGCAGGAGAGGTTACCGCAGCGATCCATAACCTCTATCCCGGTGATCAGATCGGTTTGCGGGCACCCCTTGGGAACTGGTTCCCCTATGAGCAGATGAAGGAAAGGAATATCCTCTTCATTGGTGGCGGGATCGGTCTGGCGCCCTTGAGGACGCTGATCCTCTTTATGCTCGATCACCGCGCTGATTATAACGATATAACGATCATCTACGGATCACGAACCCCGCCTGACCTCTGCTATAAAGATGAGCTTAAGGAGTGGGAGGAAAGGTCCGATGTCAACCTGATCCTCACCGTGGACAATGAGTTCCCGGGATGGAACAAGAGGACGGGTTTTGTACCGACGGTCCTCAAGGAGGTGGCGCCGGCGCCTGATAATACAGTGGCGATCACATGCGGCCCCCCGATCATGATCAAATTTGTCCTTGAAGGACTGGCTCAACTCGGGTTCAGGGATGAAGATATTATAACAACCCTCGAAAAGAGGATGAAGTGCGGTGTCGGTATCTGCGGCCGCTGCAACATCGGATCCAGGTACGTCTGCAAAGATGGCCCTGTCTTTTCCCTCGCACAGTTGAAAGAGATGCCTGACGAAGTATAATACGAAGGGAATCCGAATATCGAAGCCCCAAATGTTACACAAGCACGAAATCCTAATATCGAAATCCTAAGGCACCAAATCCTAAACAATATCAAAATTCAAATATCGAATGTTCAAAACATGTTGTCACCGCGAGGAGCGAAGCGACGTGGCGATCTATTGAATATCTATTGAATGAGATTGCCGCGCTGCGCTCGCAATGACAAAGTTATTTTGTTCAACTATTTTGAATTTTGAATATTAGAATTTGTTTAGTGCTTAGTTATTCGTGCTTCGGATTTCGCTTTGCATTGCGATATACGATATACGAAATACGATATACGGATTTGCTATGAGCTTATCAGCCATGAGCCATGAACTTATTACTGCCGTATGCTTCCCCACTTTTCCCTGAGCAGATCGCCGAGACTCCCGAGACCGCCTGTTGCCTGCTCTTCTTTCTTCACGCTGTCCCTGTACGAATTGTAGGTATCTTCTTCCATCTTTTCATCCACTTTGTTTCTGCTCAGCGTGACCCTTTTACGATTTTTGTCGACCTCGATCACAATGGTCTGGAGGGTAGTACCGGGTGGGAACATACGGTTGTGGTTGGTACCGCGCGGCGTTCCCATCTCTGAATTGGGAATGAACCCGGTAAGATAGTCGCCTATCTTAAGGAACAGTCCGGCAGGTATCACCCTCTCCACGGTTCCGTGAACGATATCACTGACAGCAGGGAGCTGAATCTCTTCGAAATTGATCTTCTGTTCCATGGACAGGGTTATTTTTCTGTTTGCTGCATTGATGTCAATGACGCGCGCCTCCACCCACTGTCCGACCTCCGCAACCTCTTTCGGATGTTTTATACGTCTTCCTGTGCCAAACTTTGAGATCGGTATGAGGCCGTCTATACCTGGTTCCAGGTTCACAAAGGCGCCAAAACTTTCAAGCCGGACAACGGTACCCTTGACCATACTGTCGATGGGGTACTTTTCCGCAGCGCTTGCATAGGGGTCAGGCTGCATTGATTTTATGCTCAGGGTCAGACGGTTCCTTTCCCAGTCAATGGCAATAACCTTTACCGTTACCTCCTGACCTGGTGACAGAAGGTTTTCAGCCTTTTCAGCGCGATTCCATGAGAGCTCACTGGATGGAATGAGCCCATCGATACCACCGAGGTCAACGAAGGCGCCGAACTTTTGTATTGCGCGGACCTTCCCTGTCACTTCCATACCTGTCTGGAGACTTTCCTTGAATGCCTTGAGCCTTTCCTGCTGTTCTTCTTCGAGGAGGACCCTCCGTGAAAGGATCACATTGCGTCCATTTTCCTTGTATTCGAGGATCTTGAAAGGGAACGTCTGATTGATATATAACTCGGATTTCCGCCCACCTTTCAGGTCAATATGTGAAAAAGGACAGAAGCACCTTATCTTGCCGACATGGACCTCAAAACCGCCTTTAAGCTCACTTATGACCTTTCCGTTCACCGGCAGGTCTGCCTCATGGGCATTGCGGATTCCCTGTGAATCAACCGTTGAGTATCCTTTGGTACGGCTGGTAAATCTTTTCAAACCATCCGAGAAGGTTACAAAAAAGGCATCGATAGTATCGCCTTCGCTTACATGATAGGTGCCGTCCTCTTTTAAGAACTCATTAAGGTTTATTACCCCTTCGCTTTTCCCGCCGAGATCGATAAAGACAAAATCGCCTGAGATGCTCACTATCCTCGCATTGACTTTCTGACCCGGTTCCAGTCTTCGGGAAGCTGCCCCGCTTTTTTCAAAAAGCGTGGCAAAATCCTCTTCCTCCGCGCTATGTACGGTGTTTGCGTCGGGTATGGTATCTTGAATGTTTTCTTCAGTCATTTTAGCCCTCTTATGGAACGATGTTGGTGAATGTATAATGTACACCTTCTCGTCTGTAATGTCCAGAAAAAGCAACCAAGAGCAGAGAGCAGAGAGCAGAGAGCAGAGAGCAGAGAGCAGAGAGCAGAGAGCAGAGAGCAGAGAGCAGAGAGCAGAGAGCAGAGAGCAGAGAGCAGAGAGCTTAAGACCTGGTAAGGGGAGGAAGGCAGCGAAGAGCGGAGAGCTAAGGGCCGAGAGTAAATCCTGTTTAACGTTCCACATTATACTGTCATTGCGAGGAGCGAAGCGACGCGGCAATCTCATCCCCTGGGATTGCCACGCCCTGCGGGCTCGCAATGACACCGTGCCGCGCTGCGCGACCCATCACCCATCACCTATTACCCATCACCTTTCAAGGGATTCATCGTTCTTGTTTGACAATTGAAAAGTCATGACATAACATACTTCATCATGGACATTGATTCAAAATATGGGGTATTGAAAGGCATCATCAGAGATTTAGGACAGGTGATTGTTGCCTATTCAGGCGGGGTGGACAGCACCTTCCTTCTGAAGGTCTCTGTCGATGTCCTCGGCAGGGAGAATGTCCTTGCCGTCATTGCCTCTTCGCCGATCTATCCGGGCAAAGATATTCAGGAGGCCGAAAAGACTGCAAAGACCCTTGGCTCGGAATATGTGATTGTAGAAACACCCCAGCTAAATAACTATAATTTTTTTAATAATTCAATAGATAGATGTTATTATTGTAAGCAAATTATTATAGATGAGCTGTTATCTATAGGAAATAAAAAAGGAATAATTAATATTACCGATGGTTCGAACCTTGACGATATGTCTGATTTCAGACCCGGAAGCAGGGCATGTAAGGAGAAAGGTGTTGTAAGTCCGCTTCAGATGGCAGGGCTGACAAAAAAGGAGATACGTGAACTTTCAAAGGTCCTCAGGCTCCCTACGGCAGAAAAACCTTCCGATGCCTGTCTCGCAACGAGGATCCCCTATGGGACACCAATTGACAAGGTATTATTGGAGAAGATAGAACAGTCGGAAAGCTTTATAAAAGACCTTGGTGTAAGNNNNNNNNNNNNNNNNNNNNNNNNNNNNNNNN
Protein-coding sequences here:
- a CDS encoding 4Fe-4S dicluster domain-containing protein, translating into MFDTGYLPKEKIKDFLKELAGTAVVYVPCLEGDIVIFRPFSEERTLCFDRPANVPPKSVIYPQSETLFSFEYKKEPENLQKTAVELKADIDVPNMVIFGARPCDAKGFRIYDRVFIETDTPDPYYKKRRENTLVVTLSCAAPSPGCFCVAVGGGPAHKEGSDVMMTGLEGGYVIEPITEKGRAILGKPMIEDGSPYLKDAQHVQEKAHDEVRNPFVTDKLPKISQSLFNYDGFWEQVVDKCVSCGACTYLCPTCYCFNITDEQGVSSGERIRSWDACMFFHFTLEASGHNPRPTRFQRFKNRVGHKFIYYPEKYEGVIACCGCGRCIRYCPVSVDISEIVNYLKDTRQEMHWVSQDRETASEAGSSKDE
- a CDS encoding FAD/NAD(P)-binding protein gives rise to the protein MNDIKNPYLPELATVLRVIEETPNIRSYQVVFNDPERMKSFRFEPGQVGQLSVFGVGESTFVINSPPTRMEYLQFSVMKAGEVTAAIHNLYPGDQIGLRAPLGNWFPYEQMKERNILFIGGGIGLAPLRTLILFMLDHRADYNDITIIYGSRTPPDLCYKDELKEWEERSDVNLILTVDNEFPGWNKRTGFVPTVLKEVAPAPDNTVAITCGPPIMIKFVLEGLAQLGFRDEDIITTLEKRMKCGVGICGRCNIGSRYVCKDGPVFSLAQLKEMPDEV
- a CDS encoding S1 RNA-binding domain-containing protein; the protein is MTEENIQDTIPDANTVHSAEEEDFATLFEKSGAASRRLEPGQKVNARIVSISGDFVFIDLGGKSEGVINLNEFLKEDGTYHVSEGDTIDAFFVTFSDGLKRFTSRTKGYSTVDSQGIRNAHEADLPVNGKVISELKGGFEVHVGKIRCFCPFSHIDLKGGRKSELYINQTFPFKILEYKENGRNVILSRRVLLEEEQQERLKAFKESLQTGMEVTGKVRAIQKFGAFVDLGGIDGLIPSSELSWNRAEKAENLLSPGQEVTVKVIAIDWERNRLTLSIKSMQPDPYASAAEKYPIDSMVKGTVVRLESFGAFVNLEPGIDGLIPISKFGTGRRIKHPKEVAEVGQWVEARVIDINAANRKITLSMEQKINFEEIQLPAVSDIVHGTVERVIPAGLFLKIGDYLTGFIPNSEMGTPRGTNHNRMFPPGTTLQTIVIEVDKNRKRVTLSRNKVDEKMEEDTYNSYRDSVKKEEQATGGLGSLGDLLREKWGSIRQ
- the larE gene encoding ATP-dependent sacrificial sulfur transferase LarE, with amino-acid sequence MDIDSKYGVLKGIIRDLGQVIVAYSGGVDSTFLLKVSVDVLGRENVLAVIASSPIYPGKDIQEAEKTAKTLGSEYVIVETPQLNNYNFFNNSIDRCYYCKQIIIDELLSIGNKKGIINITDGSNLDDMSDFRPGSRACKEKGVVSPLQMAGLTKKEIRELSKVLRLPTAEKPSDACLATRIPYGTPIDKVLLEKIEQSESFIKDLGV